A stretch of DNA from Desulfovibrio gilichinskyi:
AAAATCCTTTGCCTGCTGATCCGCAATGGCGGCGGTAGAACGGAAAGGATAACCGTTTTTACCTTTATAAACGGTTCCAGCTTCAGGTCCGGCAACCACAACCTCCGCTCCTTCCTCTATCAACCGATAGTAAGGATACAGAAGTTCCATGTCCTCAAAAACATTTTCCACAAACATCAAAACACGCATACCTTTCATTTTCATCAAAAACTCCGGTTCGTCTAATTCGTAGTTAACTTGGATGAAAGCAAGTAGTGATCGTCACTGTAATTGCTGATTCAATCTTCTTTAAATATCATGAAACGGTTGGTGGTCACAAGGTTGGAGGGCTATTCTAAGATATAAAAGTAAATATACCGCCGCAACAACATCCCCATTCCTTTTTCGACAATTTAATCAACACTGTTCCTGCTCAATCAATTGTGCTAATACACTGCAAGCTAATGATTCTTTAAATATGTTTATGAATAACCAACACGAATCATAAGGAGATATTATGCCTAATTTTCTATTTGTACTGAGCAAAAATGACAACGAAGCGGCAACACGCTGTTTCCAATTTGCAAAAATTGCTCACAGTAAAGGACATCATGTTGATATGTTTTTCATTGATGGCGGTGTGGACTGGGCTGTTTCCGGCAAAGACCTGACCCAGAAGACTGTTACCGGAGATTGCCCTCAAGACTACTTGCCATACTTGGTGGAAAATGAAGTTAAGGTCGGCGTATGCACACCATGTGCTAACAATCGCGGACTGGATGAAGCAACCTTCCATTCGAATATGCTGCTAGACGGCGGCCCTCATCTGATCGACATGGCCGCAGAAGCGAAAATTTTCAATTTTTAAAATATTTTTAAATACGAAATAGTCCCCAATTGCATAACATAATCATTAAACACCATTTTAATTATATAAAGACTTAAGCAGCAATTTTTTACAATACGCCATATTATGAAGAGTCATAGTCTGCATTTATTCAGTTTGATAAGGAGTAATTTCATGCGGTTATGGCAACAGACTATGACTGGCTTGGCCCGCAGCGAAGCTGCGACCAATTTTATGCAGGGCTCCCGGCTCATGAGCCGATTCTCCAGCCAATTCACTGGCGGAAAAAACGTGCGGGAAGCTGCAGACCGAGCAAGGGAAATGTTTATGCAAGGCATCACCTCTTCCCTGTTCGTGCTCGGGGAGTACGAAGATGTAGAAGAGAACGCTACAGCCATGGTCAAAGAATTGGAAGCTATACTTCCATTGCTAGTGGAACGCGGGATTGATTCTCACCTCTCCGTTGACCCCACCCAGATAGGGTCCATGGTGTCATGGGATGTGTGCCGAAAAAACGCGGCTCGACTTGGACAAGCTGTAAAGAACATAGAGTCTGATCGTCGCAAAGTACTAATGGTGGACATGGAGGATTCCTCGGTCACACAGAATACTTTGGATCTCTACTACGAACTTAAAATGCAACAAATTCCAGTTGCGATCACCATTCAGGCATACCTGAAACGCAGCAAGAAGGATATTGAAGGAATAGTTGCCTCAGGAGGCATGGTCCGACTGGTTAAGGGAGCGTTTGCGGAAAACAAAGACGTAGCACTAACCTAGCGCACAGATATTGACCGGAATTACAGGGAGCTTGTTGATTTAATATTCAGCGAGCAGGCACGCAAAACCGGAGTGTATCCGGTCATCGGCAGTCACGATCATAATATAATCGAATTTGCCGCGAATTTGGCCCGTGAACGGGGATGGAGTGCGGACCAATGGGAAGTGGAAATGCTGCTAGGCGTGCGCCCTGATTATCAGCGGGAACTGATACGGCAAGGCATCTCCGTCCGTGTCTACCTTCCGTACGGAGAAAAATGGTGGCCTTACAGCGTGCGTCGCATTGGCGAAAATCCTCGTAATTTATGGTTCGTATTGCGGTCTATTTTGAAGGTTTAAGGATTCTATACAGCTAGCATCTTATAAAAAAAGGGCCAGTCTCAATCGAGATTGGCCCACCTTAAACAATAAGAAACGAAAGCTCTACTATGGTACGGGTTTGAATTCGTCAAAAGTAATTATACTTATCACATTACAAAATCAAAATACCAGTAGTTGACATAAAATCACACACTATATACGCAGTTAATATTACAATAACAATGTTGTAATTTAACTATTAATTACGGAGAGATGATTATGAAAAGTTTGATGAAGGCGTGTGTGTTGTCAGTGGCGATGCTGGTGTTGATGTGCGGGGCTGCGGGGGCGGTGGATAATTTCAATGCACAAGGAAGTGCCTTGGTTCCTAGCATTTTGTATTACTATGAAAATCCAGACAAACTTAATTATCCATATATTATTTTGACTAATATCACTGGTAATACTGTGCAATGTCGAGTTGTTATATACGATGGAGACGGTAATAATCTTACTGCTTTTAGCCAACTAATTAAAGGTGGAGTAAATTGGACGTCTACTTATGGTATAAGTGATTTTGAGATTCCTGCCCATTCTTCACGCATGTTTGCTCTAAATAAAGCTAATGCTATGATTCATACAATTGGATATGCTGTAATAGAGTGGAAGTCTGACGATCCTCAATTAAGAAAGGCCCTTATCGGAGGAGTTCAGTTGCACAGAAAAGATGGTCCAGCACTTATTACTAATTCTCATTTTCTCATCAACAATGGTGACCCCTTCTAAGCCCTTACACCCAAGTCACACTTTACAAGGGCAAGGCTCACAGCTTGGCCTTTTTTACTTACTTCAGCCTATATCTTCATATATACAGCTTAAAAACCAAATACGAAAAAGCCCCTCACAACTTTCGTTGTAAGGGGCTGTATAAACCTAGCTGGCGGAGAGGAGAGGATTCGAACCTCCGTTAGTGTTACCTAAACACGCTTTCCAGGCGTGCTCCTTAAGCCGTACTCGGACACCTCTCCGCTTGGGTGAAAAAGGGTTTAGCTAAATCAGAGTAGCTTGGCAAGCTCTTTTTCACTTTTTATTCAATTATTTTAAATAACATGAAATAAAATGCTTATTTAGGCAATTTCAAGCTTCCGCGGAACTCATCAAGCGATTTTGCGTTAATTCTTTCTAACACTTTCGGAAGCTCTTCTGCGATTTTAAAAGCCGTATCAGGGCTTAAGAAATTCGCTGTACCGATCTGAACAGCCGTAGCACCTACCAGCAGAAACTCTGCGGCGTCTTCTGCTGATGAGATACCGCCAAGCCCTATTACGGGGATCTTAACCGCATTTACGGCCTGAAATACACATCTTAAGGCTACGGGCTTAACCGCTGGGCCGGAAAGACCGCCTATAACGTTAGTTAAACGCGGCGCGCGCCTTTCAATATCAACCGCCATCCCGGAAAGTGTATTGATGAGCGATATTCCGTCAGCTCCGCCGGCTTCAGCGGCCCTTGCGCAAGTGGCTATGTCCGTTACGTTAGGCGAAAGTTTGATAATTACTGGCTTATTGCCAGCATTTTTTTTAACGGCCTCAGCAACTTTTGTAATCTGGCTCGGGTCCTGACCGAAGGCGATTCCGCCCTCTTTAACATTAGGACAGGATACATTGACTTCAAGCGCGGCAACGCCCTCTTCGGCTGAAAGAACTTTTGCAAGTTCACCGAACTCGGTCGCATCCGTGGCATAGAGGTTTACTAATACAGGCAAAGTTTTCCACGGCAGTTTAGGCAGTCTATCTTTCAAAAACACTTCAACACCGGGATTCTGAATTCCGATGGCATTTAACATACCGCACGGAGTTTCAGCAATTCTCGGCATGGGATTGCCTTCTCTCGGCTTAAGAGAAAGGCCTTTTACAATGATACCGCCAAGGGATTCAAGATCACCGAATCTTTTAAATTCCAGTCCGAAACCGAATGTGCCTGAAGCTGTGAGTATGGGGTTTTTTAACTTCAGTCCGGCAAAATCAACTGACATATCCATAATTAATCCTCCAGACTGATATCTGTAGCTTTAAAGATCGGTCCGGTTGTACATACCTGCGTATGGTGTCCGGTACTGTCCTTTGTTACGCAGCCAAGACATGCGCCGACTCCGCAGGCCATGCGGTTCTCCAGCGAAAGTTCTGCTTCGACGCCGTATTTAATTGAAGCGCAGCGGACGGTACGCAGAAAAGGAGTGGGACCGCAGGCGACGATCAGCCCTTTTTTTTCAGCATATTCCTTAACAAGTTCATCAATTCGTGCAATAATATTTAGAATATCTTCGGGCTTTCTTTCGCGTATATCTTCCACTTCTATCTTCTCAGATATGGAATTATATGGATAATTTTCAAGCGGAGGACGGTGTGCAAAAAAGAGTTTTAAATTTTCAGGCTGATCATGGGAGTCGACATAACCGCAAAAGGGCGCTATGCCCATCCCTCCGGCGAGCATAAGTACAGGGCGGTCTTTCGGTTTGCTGAAAAAAGAACCGAGCGGACCCCATATATTAACGTTGTCGCCTGTGGTAAGTTTCGCAAGACGTTTTGTTCCACGCCCGACAACTTGAAAAAGAATAGTCAGGGTGGTGTCGTCTGCGTTACAAATGGAAAATGGACGTCCCCATATAAGGTCAAGCGGCCACGAAACGGGTCTGATCATAACAAACTGGCCAACGCGCCAGCCGGAGTCCCAGCCCGGATATTCGAGCTTGAGTTCGATTATTTCCTCATCCGGTGAGGAGTGCCCGAGGGGCTTAACGTCAATGACTTTTACAGCCCTGCAATTGTTTGCACTCATGATTTAATCCTATAGATTTTTGCTGTCCGCACTATGCGGCAAAGCGTGATACACTATGACAAAACATAAACCAGAAATTCTTGCCCCGGCGGGCGATAAATCATCTTTCCTTGCTGCAATCGCAGCCGGAGCAGATGCGGTATACGCCGGACTTAAACATTTTTCCGCACGTATGGAAGCTGATAACTTCTCTACTACCGAACTTGCAGCTCTTGTTCAGCTCGGTAAGGAAAATGGCGTTAAGACCTATATCCCCATGAACACATTGATTAAACCTGACGATGTAGATTCCGCAGCCAGATTGCTGGACCGTGTCGCCCGGGAGGTCAAACCTGACGGAATTATTGTTCAAGACCTTGCAATGCTTAATATTGCTAAGCAAATCGGTTATGAAGGACAAATAATTCTATCGACTCTCGCCAATGTGAGCCACCCTGAGGCACTTAAGGTTGCCGCTGAAATGGGTGCATCCCGCGTTGTTCTTCCAAGAGAACTTAATCTGGAAGAAGTTAAACAGATGGCTGACGCCTGCCCTGAATCCATTACTCTTGAAACATTTGTTCACGGCGCCCTTTGCTACAGCGTTTCAGGACGCTGCTACTGGAGCTCATACTTCGGCGGAAAAAGCAGCCTTCGCGGACGCTGCGTTCAGCCATGCCGCAGGCTTTATGGAACCTCTTCCCGTAAAGATCAACCTAAACGTCTGTTCTCCTGCCTAGATTTAAGTCTGGACGTACTGACCAAACCTCTGCTTTCAATCCCTGAAGTTACTTCATGGAAAATTGAAGGTCGTAAAAAAGGCCCCCACTACGTTTATTATACTGTCACAGGTTATCGCATGCTGCGCGATCATCCTAATGATGCTAAAATCCGTAAAACCGCAATGGAATTGCTGGAACTTGCTCTCAGCAGACCATCATCACATTCAACATTTCTGCCGCAGCGTCCGTTTATTCCGCTTGATCCTAATAATGAGACCGCTTCCGGCTTTCTTATCGGTGTTACCAAGCAGGAAAAGAACGGAAAACCTTACTTCGAATGCCGTCAGGAACTTCTGAACGGCGATTTTCTGCGTATCGGTTATCAGGACCAGCCCGGACATCAGACCTTAAAAATCAAACGTCCTGTTCCAAAGCGCGGTAAAGTCTCTATTCCTGTTCAAGGTCTCGCCCGTTTAAAATCAGGAACCAGAGTTTTTCTGATTGACCGTCGCGAAGAAGGTCTGGTCAACGCTCTCAAGAAACTGGAAACAGCTCTTTCAAAAATTAAAGTTCCTGCAAAAACTTCCAGCTCGGTGCAGGTGGATCTTCCACATCCTTACTCCTCCACTGAACGTGTTCAGACTCTTTCTCTGCAAAGGAATCCTCCGCGCGGAAAGAATAAGTACGGAACAGGCATCTGGCTTTCCGCCAATGCCCTCGACCGCACACCTAAACCGCTTGTATCAAAGATCTGGTGGCACCTTCCTCCGGTCATCTGGCCTAATGAAGAATCTGAAATCAAACAGCTTGTCGCTTATTGCCTCGGACACGGAGCAACGGAATTTGTTCTCGGTTCACCGTGGCAGATCGGCCTTTTCCCTAAAGATGAAAATTTACATTTTCACGCCAGCCCGTTCTGTAATATGTCCAACCCGCTTGCACTGATGGAGCTTTATGAAATGGGCTTCACTTCTGCATTTGTCAGCCCTGAGCTTTCAAAAGCGGATTATATGGCACTGCCGGAACACAGCCCGCTTCCTTTGGGGATCATTACTTCCGGCTTATGGCCGCTTGGTATTTCAAGGATCGTTGCTGAAGAAACTGAGCTTATGAGTCCTATCTACAGCCAGAAAAAAGAAGTCTGCTGGGTCAGAAAATATGGCCAGACCTATTGGGTTTACCCCGGCTGGGAACTGGACTTAGGAATTGTGACCAAGAAACTTGAAAGCGCAGGCTATTCAATGTTTCTGCAAATCACGGAATCATGGCCTAAAGCCGTTCCGACTCCTAACAGAACCAGTACTTTCAATTGGGATCTGTCCTTGCTCTAATCGTCCTGACGCTTAGCAAAAATTGTTCCCGATGCGAATTTATAAATTCGCATCGGGATTTTTTTGCTTAAAAAGTCCGCCCGTTCCACCCGAACATGGAACGTTCAAGATCACGAAATTCAATAAAAACTCTAGTTCCCGGCACAGAAAATTCTGCGGTGATAAATTCACAAACAGATCTTGAAAGTTCTAAACATTTATCAGATTGCAATGAAATACTGGCCAGAGAAACAAACACCGCCGGCTCATTACTGCCGGACAGAGACATACTTGCGTTTTGATGCAGTATTGCAGTCACGTAAATTTCCGGCTTACCCAGTATGACGGATACAAATTTTGAAAGCTTCAAAACAAAGGCATCAGCCTCAGCTGTTTCAACTTTCAGATTTGTTTCAACTCTTATAAAAGGCATATATTACCTCCCGGTTACGACCCTGCTTCCTGAATAAGTTTTTTTAAAAAAGCGGCGGCTGCCGGTCCTTTCAGAGATCTATCCCAAAGCTCGGTCACCATTTTTTCATGAAGAGCAAGTGCTTCCGGAGCAGATGTAATCATTGCTACGCCTAAACGAACGTTTGGGAATTCTCCAAGTCTGAACGGGCTGATAGCAAGTGTGGAACTTCCCGGCTGCCGGAAAATTTGAAAACTTGTACTTGGTATAGAATCCCGAAGTATTCCGATTTGAACACCGATAGGCTGTTTTTCCAGCATGTCGAGCACATTTTCCAACTCTCGGCGAGCAATGGCCTTTCGCTCTTTTATTATATCCGGCGGTAAATCGTACGTACCGATAAAACCGTTTCGTAAGAATCTTTCAAGTTCTGCGGCAGAAACCAAACTGACAATACTCGGTTTGCGTTTTTGATAAGCTTTCTTGCGTTCTTTCAAAATTGCTAAAATTTCATCAACAGCTCTTCGAGCCTGACGTAAATCAGGCAGTCCAGATGATAGACCTTCTTTTAAAACAACCGACAAGACTTCATCAAATTCATCTGTAGTAAGTAGATATGAAACCGGTCCGAACATGACAAATAAATGTTCCGAGACTGACTCCGCCTGCCTCATTCTTTCAAAAAAACTCACTGCAGACGAAACGTATTCAACCCCGACTCCCATTAATGATGTCAACGAGACTCCAAGAAGTTCAGCAATACTTTCAAGTGTTTCAAGCTTAGGAGGATCTCCTTTTTCATAACGGTAAAGAGCCGCGCGGGAAATACCTATCTTCGAAGCAATGTCTTCCGCGCTGTATTCACTACCGAGCCTGAAGGCCTTAAGTCTGTGTCCAATTTCTGTGGAGCTCAGTTCACCCATTACATATCTCCATTATACTATATTAATAAGGCCACAAATGCTAAAGTAATTATAAGTTCTTTTGCCATCTTTGTGATCAATAATTACCCATATTCTCATTTTTGTGAATAGTTTTTTTATTTGTATCAAAAATAAGAATTTTCTTGACAATAAACGTTTTTATAATCCAATTTGTCTTATTCAAACCATTGCTGTTTTAATCAGGAGGCTACAAAATGAAAATTTCAAAACGTATTGTTTCTATTGTGATGGCCATGTGCATGCTGCTCGGCGGTGTAATCTCTGCCAACGCTGCAAAATACGAAGCTCGCATCGGACATCTCGAGTCCGCTCAGCAGCCACGTAACATAGGACTGTTAAAAGTCGCTAAACTTGTAAAAGAACGCACCAACGGTGACGTTGAATTTAAAATTTTCCCTTCTTCACAGCTTGGCAATCAGCGTCAGATGAACGAAGGCGTTCAGTTCGGTACTATTGAAGGTACAGTTTCTCCGGCTGCATTTCTTGGCGGATTCAATCCTGCTGTATCTATTATGGACCTTCCTTTCCTGCTTCCTACCGACCGCGCTCAGGCACAGGAAATTCGTCAGGGTGCTTTAGGTAAAGCTCTTTTAAAAAGTTTCGATTCACGTGGTTTTAAAGCTGTTGCAACATGGCCTGACGGACGTAAAAACTTTACATCCAACAAGCCTCTTACAACTGTTGAATCATATAAAGGACAGCGTTTCCGTGTAATGGATTCCAAAATCCTGATTGAACAGTTTGCTGCAATCGGAGCATCTGCAATTGCTCTGCCTTTCGGAGAACTTTATACATCACTCCAGAACGGCGTTATTGACGGTGAAGAAAATCCTCTTGATACCATCGCCAGCATGAAGTTTTATGAAGTTCAGAAATACCTTGTACTTTCAGAACACGGCGCAATGGAAGATTTCTTCCTCTTTAACCCTGCATGGTGGAACAGCCTTCCTGAAAATTATCAGAAAATCATCGTTGATACTTTGATGGAAGTTATGCCCAGCGTTGAAGCCAATAAAGAACAGGCTCAGAAAGACGCTCTTGTCGTAATCAAAAAAGCAGGCGTAAAAGTCAGCCCCCTTTCAGATGCAGACCGCGAAACCATGCGCAATCTTATGTACCCCAAAACGAAAGCTGCCTACCTTGAACGTGCAGGTAGCGAAGGCGAAGAACTCATCAAACTATACGAATCAGAATATAAACGTATTGTAAAATAATTGAGTTTAATAAAGGCGGGAAAGACTTGTCTTTCCCGCCTCTTTTTTTCAGGAGAAAATTATGCGAAAGACACTGAATTCCATAATCGCAGGAATCAGGGCCGTTGAACGACTTCTTGTTATTTCTATAAATTTGATCATGGTCGCCCTCTATACTTTTAATGTATTGGTAAGAGAGATCTTTCCACAATATTCAAGTACTTTCGCATGGATAGATGAAGCCACCCGCTTGCTTATGGTCTGGGCTATATTCCTGTCTCTCGGCCTTGCTCTGGAACGCGGAAGACATGTAGCAGTAACAACTCTGCTTGAAAAACTTCCTGATATTCCTAAAAAAGTTATCTGCTTTGTTATCAACACTACCGGCATTGTCTTCAGCTGCTATCTTGCATGGCTCGGAGTTGCCCTTGTTAAGTTTGTTATGGGCACAGGACAGGTCAGCCCGACTCTGGGACTGCCCATGTACTGGCTCTACGTTGCGCCGACAATCGGTTTTGTACTTTTAGCTCTCAGATACGGACTTGAACTTGCCGGTATAAATGACCGCCACAATAAACCTATTACTATTGATCAAGCTAACTAAGGCGGTAAGATAAGATGACTCCTGTAATAATTCTAATTGCTCTGACAATGCTCGTTTGCGGCTTTGAAATGCTGCTTGTTTTAGGTGTGCCTGCATTTTTAACCAAAGCTTTTCTTTTTCCAAGAATCCCTGATCCGGTACTCATTCAAAAACTGGTCGGCGGAATCAACGTTTCTACTCTGCTTGCTATTCCTTTTTTCATTTTTGCGGCAGAACTTATGGCCTCTGGACAGATTGCAAAAAGACTTACAGATCTGATCAAACATTTCACTGCTCATAGACTGGGCGGGATAGGTCATACTACGGTTGTCGGCTCAATGGCCTTCGGTTCTGTTTCAGGATCAGCTCCGGCAACAGTCGCCGCCATGGGTAAACTCATGTATCCTGAACTGCGTAAAACCGGATTCAGCGAGAAATTCAGTCTCGGGTTGATAGTTTCCAGCGCAGAAACAGCGTTACTCATTCCTCCAAGCATCACCCTGATTATTTACGGGTGGATGACAGGCACATCTATTACCGGACTGTTTATAGGCGGTCTGGGTGTAGGTATTACTCTCGGCCTTGCCTTCTGCGGACTTGTACTGTTTGAAAGCATTAGAAAAGGCGTAGGCAAAGGCGAAAAATCAAAAATACCATTTACCAAAACATTTAAAGCGGCCTCATGGGCTCTCGGTTTACCCGTAATTATTCTAGGCGGAATTTACTCAGGGCTGTTTACGCCTACCGAAGCAGCCGCTATTTCTGTTGTTTATGCAATCTTTGTTGAATCCTGCATTTATAAGAATCTAACTTTTTCCAGACTGATCAGCATTACTGAAAGAGCATCAATTTCAACAACAATCATTTTCATTCTGCTGGCAATGGGAAGCGTGCTTTCCTATTTTGTAACAATTGCTCAGGTTCCGGTTCTGATAACAAACTTCCTGACAGATATTCAGGCAGGACCAATCACATTCCTGATGATTGTTAACATCGCCTTTTTTATTGCGGGGATGTTCATCGACCCTAATTCGGCACTTCTTATTCTTGTTCCGCCTTTATATCCGGTAGCATTAACCATGGGAATCGACCCTATTCATTTCGGTGAAATCGTCTGCCTTAACATCTGCATAGGCATGATCACCCCGCCATTCGGGCTGGACATCTTCGTTGCTTCCTCAACGCTTGATAAGCCTGTAATGTCAATCATTCAGGGAGTATGGCCATTCCTGTTCATCAATATTCTTGTATTGATACTGGTTACCTATGTTCCAGGTCTGGCTACTTTCCTTCCGGGATTAGTTGCACCTTAAAAGTTTGAGCTAAATAATAAATTAGAAATATGAACATGATTGCACCAGTAAATGTAAATATCGGGGGGACTAACGCTATGAATCCACATCCTGTTTTGGAAATTCAGCCCGGTCTCAGCCATCTGACAAATGAAGCGGAAAAACTGTTTGCCGATCTGGAAGAATTATCCAGAGATACGATAGGCGTATCCCGTCCTTCGTACGGCGAAGGTGAAAGTAAAGCTTTTGATATGATTGAAAGCTTTGCCAAAAATGAAGGGCTAATTACTTCACGCGACGCAGCTGCAAACCTTGTTATAGAGCTTGAAAAAATATCTGATGATCAGGAATATATACTTGTAGGTTCACACCTTGATTCAGTTCCGCAAGGCGGAAACTATGACGGAGCGGCCGGAGTTATCGCAGGGTTGCTCTGCCTTGTTGAATACAAACGCACAGGCACATCTCCTGAAACTCCTGTTAAAGTTATCGCCCTGCGCGGTGAAGAAAGTGCATGGTTTGATGCATGTTATCTGGGATCAAAAGCCCTGCTGGGTAAACTTGGTGAATCAGAACAGGCATTACCGCAGCGCGATGACGGCAAAACACTCGGAACCCATATGGCGGAGTGCGGCGCAGACATTGATAGGATTTCTAAAGGCGAAGTTCTGATTGATACATCGAAAATCAAAGCTTTCTTTGAACTGCACATTGAGCAGGGTCCGGTTATGATTGCCCGCAATCTTCCGGTTGCGGCTGTCAC
This window harbors:
- a CDS encoding DsrE family protein, yielding MPNFLFVLSKNDNEAATRCFQFAKIAHSKGHHVDMFFIDGGVDWAVSGKDLTQKTVTGDCPQDYLPYLVENEVKVGVCTPCANNRGLDEATFHSNMLLDGGPHLIDMAAEAKIFNF
- a CDS encoding phenylpyruvate tautomerase MIF-related protein; amino-acid sequence: MPFIRVETNLKVETAEADAFVLKLSKFVSVILGKPEIYVTAILHQNASMSLSGSNEPAVFVSLASISLQSDKCLELSRSVCEFITAEFSVPGTRVFIEFRDLERSMFGWNGRTF
- a CDS encoding TRAP transporter large permease translates to MTPVIILIALTMLVCGFEMLLVLGVPAFLTKAFLFPRIPDPVLIQKLVGGINVSTLLAIPFFIFAAELMASGQIAKRLTDLIKHFTAHRLGGIGHTTVVGSMAFGSVSGSAPATVAAMGKLMYPELRKTGFSEKFSLGLIVSSAETALLIPPSITLIIYGWMTGTSITGLFIGGLGVGITLGLAFCGLVLFESIRKGVGKGEKSKIPFTKTFKAASWALGLPVIILGGIYSGLFTPTEAAAISVVYAIFVESCIYKNLTFSRLISITERASISTTIIFILLAMGSVLSYFVTIAQVPVLITNFLTDIQAGPITFLMIVNIAFFIAGMFIDPNSALLILVPPLYPVALTMGIDPIHFGEIVCLNICIGMITPPFGLDIFVASSTLDKPVMSIIQGVWPFLFINILVLILVTYVPGLATFLPGLVAP
- a CDS encoding TRAP transporter substrate-binding protein codes for the protein MKISKRIVSIVMAMCMLLGGVISANAAKYEARIGHLESAQQPRNIGLLKVAKLVKERTNGDVEFKIFPSSQLGNQRQMNEGVQFGTIEGTVSPAAFLGGFNPAVSIMDLPFLLPTDRAQAQEIRQGALGKALLKSFDSRGFKAVATWPDGRKNFTSNKPLTTVESYKGQRFRVMDSKILIEQFAAIGASAIALPFGELYTSLQNGVIDGEENPLDTIASMKFYEVQKYLVLSEHGAMEDFFLFNPAWWNSLPENYQKIIVDTLMEVMPSVEANKEQAQKDALVVIKKAGVKVSPLSDADRETMRNLMYPKTKAAYLERAGSEGEELIKLYESEYKRIVK
- a CDS encoding dihydroorotate dehydrogenase; the encoded protein is MDMSVDFAGLKLKNPILTASGTFGFGLEFKRFGDLESLGGIIVKGLSLKPREGNPMPRIAETPCGMLNAIGIQNPGVEVFLKDRLPKLPWKTLPVLVNLYATDATEFGELAKVLSAEEGVAALEVNVSCPNVKEGGIAFGQDPSQITKVAEAVKKNAGNKPVIIKLSPNVTDIATCARAAEAGGADGISLINTLSGMAVDIERRAPRLTNVIGGLSGPAVKPVALRCVFQAVNAVKIPVIGLGGISSAEDAAEFLLVGATAVQIGTANFLSPDTAFKIAEELPKVLERINAKSLDEFRGSLKLPK
- a CDS encoding helix-turn-helix domain-containing protein; amino-acid sequence: MGELSSTEIGHRLKAFRLGSEYSAEDIASKIGISRAALYRYEKGDPPKLETLESIAELLGVSLTSLMGVGVEYVSSAVSFFERMRQAESVSEHLFVMFGPVSYLLTTDEFDEVLSVVLKEGLSSGLPDLRQARRAVDEILAILKERKKAYQKRKPSIVSLVSAAELERFLRNGFIGTYDLPPDIIKERKAIARRELENVLDMLEKQPIGVQIGILRDSIPSTSFQIFRQPGSSTLAISPFRLGEFPNVRLGVAMITSAPEALALHEKMVTELWDRSLKGPAAAAFLKKLIQEAGS
- a CDS encoding TRAP transporter small permease, which produces MRKTLNSIIAGIRAVERLLVISINLIMVALYTFNVLVREIFPQYSSTFAWIDEATRLLMVWAIFLSLGLALERGRHVAVTTLLEKLPDIPKKVICFVINTTGIVFSCYLAWLGVALVKFVMGTGQVSPTLGLPMYWLYVAPTIGFVLLALRYGLELAGINDRHNKPITIDQAN
- a CDS encoding FAD-binding oxidoreductase, producing the protein MSANNCRAVKVIDVKPLGHSSPDEEIIELKLEYPGWDSGWRVGQFVMIRPVSWPLDLIWGRPFSICNADDTTLTILFQVVGRGTKRLAKLTTGDNVNIWGPLGSFFSKPKDRPVLMLAGGMGIAPFCGYVDSHDQPENLKLFFAHRPPLENYPYNSISEKIEVEDIRERKPEDILNIIARIDELVKEYAEKKGLIVACGPTPFLRTVRCASIKYGVEAELSLENRMACGVGACLGCVTKDSTGHHTQVCTTGPIFKATDISLED
- a CDS encoding peptidase U32 family protein is translated as MTKHKPEILAPAGDKSSFLAAIAAGADAVYAGLKHFSARMEADNFSTTELAALVQLGKENGVKTYIPMNTLIKPDDVDSAARLLDRVAREVKPDGIIVQDLAMLNIAKQIGYEGQIILSTLANVSHPEALKVAAEMGASRVVLPRELNLEEVKQMADACPESITLETFVHGALCYSVSGRCYWSSYFGGKSSLRGRCVQPCRRLYGTSSRKDQPKRLFSCLDLSLDVLTKPLLSIPEVTSWKIEGRKKGPHYVYYTVTGYRMLRDHPNDAKIRKTAMELLELALSRPSSHSTFLPQRPFIPLDPNNETASGFLIGVTKQEKNGKPYFECRQELLNGDFLRIGYQDQPGHQTLKIKRPVPKRGKVSIPVQGLARLKSGTRVFLIDRREEGLVNALKKLETALSKIKVPAKTSSSVQVDLPHPYSSTERVQTLSLQRNPPRGKNKYGTGIWLSANALDRTPKPLVSKIWWHLPPVIWPNEESEIKQLVAYCLGHGATEFVLGSPWQIGLFPKDENLHFHASPFCNMSNPLALMELYEMGFTSAFVSPELSKADYMALPEHSPLPLGIITSGLWPLGISRIVAEETELMSPIYSQKKEVCWVRKYGQTYWVYPGWELDLGIVTKKLESAGYSMFLQITESWPKAVPTPNRTSTFNWDLSLL
- a CDS encoding Zn-dependent hydrolase; the protein is MIAPVNVNIGGTNAMNPHPVLEIQPGLSHLTNEAEKLFADLEELSRDTIGVSRPSYGEGESKAFDMIESFAKNEGLITSRDAAANLVIELEKISDDQEYILVGSHLDSVPQGGNYDGAAGVIAGLLCLVEYKRTGTSPETPVKVIALRGEESAWFDACYLGSKALLGKLGESEQALPQRDDGKTLGTHMAECGADIDRISKGEVLIDTSKIKAFFELHIEQGPVMIARNLPVAAVTGIRGNIRHRKIKCIGEAGHSGAVPRWLRKDAVFATADLITRIDDHWTTILQHGGDLVATTGILTTNPQNHAMSRIPGLVTFSFEARSQYEHTLAAIEALLHSECATITYDRKVQFEFDKPVKTPPAVLDQSIVERINKACGDEGLPIEAIPSGAGHDASLFANAGVPTGMIFVRNRNGSHNPEEEMDIADFIKGTSVLYRTITDFK